The following are encoded in a window of Streptomyces sp. SAT1 genomic DNA:
- a CDS encoding LCP family protein yields the protein MRAAALVLAGVVVLGTATAGWAYWHLNQNITGVDIDGALGDDRPARPAAGPAEPAASGAPATAPPLPSGALNLLVLGSDSRSGANRALGGGDSEGARSDTAMVVHIDAGRTSATVVSIPRDTLVTRPSCPLASGGSTAPAYQAMFNTAYEVGGPVCAVKTVEAMTGVRMDHYLELDFTGFAKLVDALGGVTVTTDQDIDDDQSHLHLKAGTHRLDGTRALALARTRHGIGDGSDLGRIGLQQQLVTALLKEVSSTGLLTDPARLYRVADAVTGSLTTDTGLDSLPELMRLGQSLKGLPDGKVRTVMMPVVQAPSDHNRVVAKEPAADELWASLR from the coding sequence CTGCGGGCCGCCGCGCTGGTGCTGGCCGGGGTCGTGGTGCTGGGTACGGCCACCGCGGGCTGGGCCTACTGGCATCTGAACCAGAACATCACCGGCGTCGACATCGACGGCGCGCTCGGCGACGACCGCCCGGCACGCCCGGCCGCCGGCCCGGCGGAACCGGCCGCGTCCGGCGCCCCGGCCACCGCGCCGCCCCTGCCGAGCGGTGCCCTCAACCTGCTCGTCCTCGGCTCCGACTCGCGCAGTGGCGCCAACCGGGCGCTGGGCGGGGGCGACAGCGAGGGTGCCCGCTCCGACACGGCGATGGTGGTGCACATCGACGCGGGCCGTACCTCGGCCACCGTGGTGAGCATCCCGCGCGACACGCTGGTGACCCGGCCGTCCTGCCCGCTGGCCTCGGGCGGCTCCACGGCACCGGCGTACCAGGCGATGTTCAACACCGCCTACGAGGTGGGCGGTCCGGTGTGCGCGGTCAAGACGGTGGAGGCCATGACCGGCGTCCGCATGGACCACTACCTGGAGCTGGACTTCACCGGCTTCGCGAAGCTGGTCGACGCCCTCGGCGGAGTCACCGTCACCACGGACCAGGACATCGACGACGACCAGAGCCATCTGCACCTGAAGGCGGGCACCCACCGGCTCGACGGCACCCGGGCCCTCGCCCTGGCCCGCACCCGGCACGGCATCGGCGACGGCAGCGACCTGGGCCGCATAGGGCTCCAGCAGCAGTTGGTGACCGCGCTGCTGAAGGAGGTCTCCAGCACCGGCCTGCTCACCGACCCGGCCCGCCTCTACCGCGTCGCGGACGCGGTCACCGGCAGCCTCACCACGGACACCGGCCTGGACTCGCTCCCCGAACTGATGAGGCTCGGCCAGAGCCTGAAGGGCCTGCCCGACGGCAAGGTCCGCACCGTGATGATGCCGGTGGTGCAGGCCCCCTCCGACCACAACCGGGTGGTGGCGAAGGAACCGGCGGCCGACGAACTGTGGGCCTCGCTGCGCTGA
- the tsaD gene encoding tRNA (adenosine(37)-N6)-threonylcarbamoyltransferase complex transferase subunit TsaD: MADPRDEPLVLGIETSCDETGVGVVRGTTLLADAVASSVDEHARFGGVVPEVASRAHLEAMVPTIDRALKEAGVSARDLDGIAVTAGPGLAGALLVGVSAAKAYAYALGKPLYGVNHLASHICVDQLEHGPLPEPTMALLVSGGHSSLLLSADITSDVRPLGATIDDAAGEAFDKVARVLNLGFPGGPVIDRYAREGDPAAIAFPRGLTGPRDAAYDFSFSGLKTAVARWIEARRAAGEEVPVRDVAASFQEAVVDVLTRKAVRACKDAGVDHLMIGGGVAANSRLRALAQERCEAAGVRLRVPRPKLCTDNGAMVAALGAEMVARNRAASDWDLSADSSLPVTDPHVPGTSQPHGHGHGHGHSHDHVHEVSKENLYS; the protein is encoded by the coding sequence ATGGCTGACCCGCGCGACGAGCCTCTCGTCCTCGGTATCGAGACCTCCTGCGACGAGACCGGTGTCGGCGTCGTCCGCGGCACCACCCTGCTGGCGGACGCCGTCGCCTCCAGCGTCGACGAGCACGCCCGCTTCGGCGGCGTCGTGCCCGAGGTCGCCTCCCGCGCCCACCTGGAGGCGATGGTGCCCACCATCGACCGCGCGCTGAAGGAGGCCGGGGTGAGCGCCAGGGACCTGGACGGCATCGCGGTCACCGCGGGCCCGGGACTGGCCGGGGCGCTGCTGGTGGGCGTGTCGGCGGCGAAGGCGTACGCCTACGCGCTCGGCAAGCCGCTGTACGGCGTCAACCACCTCGCCTCGCACATCTGCGTGGACCAGCTGGAGCACGGCCCGCTGCCCGAGCCGACCATGGCGCTGCTGGTCTCCGGCGGCCACTCCTCGCTGCTGCTGTCCGCCGACATCACCTCCGACGTGCGGCCGCTGGGCGCGACGATCGACGACGCGGCGGGCGAGGCGTTCGACAAGGTCGCCCGCGTGCTGAACCTCGGCTTCCCGGGCGGCCCGGTCATCGACCGCTACGCGCGCGAGGGCGACCCGGCGGCCATCGCCTTCCCGCGCGGTCTGACCGGTCCGCGCGACGCCGCCTACGACTTCTCCTTCTCCGGTCTGAAGACGGCGGTGGCCCGCTGGATCGAGGCCAGGCGGGCGGCCGGTGAGGAGGTCCCGGTGCGGGACGTGGCGGCGTCCTTCCAGGAGGCGGTCGTGGACGTCCTCACCCGCAAGGCCGTACGCGCCTGCAAGGACGCGGGCGTGGACCATCTGATGATCGGCGGCGGTGTGGCCGCCAACTCCCGGCTGCGCGCCCTCGCCCAGGAGCGCTGCGAGGCGGCCGGTGTCCGGCTGCGCGTGCCCCGCCCCAAGCTGTGCACGGACAACGGCGCGATGGTGGCGGCGCTCGGCGCCGAGATGGTCGCCCGCAACCGCGCGGCCTCCGACTGGGACCTGTCCGCGGACTCCTCCCTGCCGGTGACCGACCCGCACGTGCCGGGCACGTCCCAGCCGCACGGGCACGGCCATGGTCACGGGCACAGCCACGACCATGTGCACGAGGTCAGCAAGGAGAACCTGTACTCGTGA
- the tsaB gene encoding tRNA (adenosine(37)-N6)-threonylcarbamoyltransferase complex dimerization subunit type 1 TsaB has translation MLLLALDTATPAVTVALHDGAAVIASSSQVDARRHGELLLPAVDRVLTRAGVTLDAVTGVVAGIGPGPYTGLRVGLMTADTFGLALGVPVHGVCTLDGLAYAADVPGPFVVATDARRKEVYWARYADSRTRLTDPAVDRPADIAEQVAGLPAVGAGALLYPDTFPKAHEPEHVSAAALASLAAEKLAAGEELPAPRPLYLRRPDAQVPKNYKVVTPK, from the coding sequence GTGCTCTTGCTCGCTCTGGATACCGCCACCCCCGCCGTCACCGTCGCCCTGCACGACGGGGCGGCCGTCATCGCCTCGTCGAGTCAGGTCGACGCGCGCCGGCACGGGGAGCTGCTGCTTCCGGCCGTCGACCGGGTCCTGACCCGGGCCGGTGTCACGCTGGACGCCGTCACGGGCGTCGTGGCGGGCATCGGCCCCGGCCCCTACACCGGACTGCGCGTCGGCCTGATGACCGCCGACACCTTCGGGCTCGCGCTCGGCGTCCCCGTGCACGGCGTGTGCACGCTCGACGGGCTCGCCTACGCGGCCGACGTCCCCGGCCCCTTCGTGGTGGCCACCGACGCCCGCCGCAAGGAGGTCTACTGGGCGCGCTACGCCGACTCGCGGACCCGGCTGACCGATCCGGCCGTCGACCGGCCCGCCGACATCGCCGAGCAGGTCGCGGGCCTGCCCGCGGTCGGCGCCGGCGCGCTGCTCTACCCGGACACCTTCCCGAAGGCGCACGAGCCCGAGCACGTGTCGGCCGCCGCCCTCGCCTCGCTGGCCGCCGAGAAGCTGGCCGCGGGCGAGGAGCTGCCCGCCCCCCGCCCGCTGTACCTGCGCAGGCCGGACGCGCAGGTGCCCAAGAACTACAAGGTGGTCACCCCGAAGTGA
- the rimI gene encoding ribosomal protein S18-alanine N-acetyltransferase — MRWWDIDPVLDLEKELFPEDAWSRGMFWSELAHSRGPEATRRYLVAEAEGRIVGYAGLVASGGQGDVQTIAVVRDLWGSGLGARLLTELLRAATAFECTEVMLECRVDNIRAQKLYERFGFAPIGVRRGYYQPGNVDALVMCLSDPSASVQGTEIHG, encoded by the coding sequence ATGCGCTGGTGGGACATCGACCCGGTGCTGGATCTCGAGAAGGAACTCTTCCCCGAGGACGCCTGGTCACGGGGCATGTTCTGGTCCGAGCTGGCGCACTCGCGCGGCCCGGAGGCCACCCGGCGCTATCTGGTGGCCGAGGCGGAGGGCCGCATCGTCGGCTACGCGGGGCTGGTCGCCTCCGGCGGCCAGGGCGACGTGCAGACCATCGCGGTCGTCCGCGACCTCTGGGGCAGCGGGCTCGGCGCCCGGCTGCTGACCGAGCTGCTGCGGGCCGCGACCGCCTTCGAGTGCACCGAGGTGATGCTGGAGTGCCGCGTGGACAACATCCGCGCGCAGAAGCTCTACGAGCGCTTCGGCTTCGCCCCCATCGGGGTCCGCAGGGGCTACTACCAGCCGGGGAACGTGGACGCCCTGGTGATGTGCCTGTCCGACCCCTCCGCCTCCGTACAAGGAACCGAGATCCATGGCTGA
- a CDS encoding large conductance mechanosensitive channel protein MscL — MLRGFKNFLMRGDVVVVAVGLIVALAFSTLIKAFTDFVINPIIARAQGNSSPGLGWQLGRTGNKATYLDLGAFISALIYFIIFMAVVYFLIVVPYKHFQTRRGVRVFGDPGPAKTCPACLSEDLPKAATKCRYCGTDQPAAA; from the coding sequence ATGCTGCGGGGTTTCAAGAACTTCCTGATGCGCGGCGATGTCGTGGTCGTGGCCGTCGGCCTGATCGTGGCGCTGGCCTTCAGCACGCTGATCAAGGCGTTCACCGACTTCGTGATCAACCCGATCATCGCCCGCGCGCAGGGCAACTCCTCGCCCGGCCTCGGCTGGCAGCTCGGCCGTACCGGCAACAAGGCGACCTATCTGGACCTCGGCGCGTTCATCTCGGCGCTGATCTACTTCATCATCTTCATGGCGGTCGTGTACTTCCTGATCGTCGTTCCGTACAAGCACTTCCAGACCCGCCGGGGCGTCAGGGTCTTCGGCGACCCGGGGCCCGCCAAGACGTGCCCGGCGTGCCTGTCGGAGGATCTGCCCAAGGCCGCGACCAAGTGCCGCTACTGCGGTACGGATCAGCCCGCGGCCGCCTGA
- a CDS encoding TetR/AcrR family transcriptional regulator, whose translation MAENQARERTAKRAAGRPRRIEAGQIVAAARRILQEEGVEAVSMRRVAKEVGATPMALYHHVRDKRELLMLTVAGLAATVPRPELPTAPRDRVLATALHMHALLSGMPWVVDVLSLGDVTDKNALWMPEEIVDSAMACGLTQEQAVFAYRTLWYVVHGDLVFRRAAARRGADPDRPDLFPTLLTPEDADRYPRLTALSERWEDLATADYDVAGQLAAVVDGLLAQGRGD comes from the coding sequence GTGGCGGAGAACCAGGCGCGCGAGCGCACAGCGAAACGGGCGGCGGGGCGGCCGCGGCGGATCGAGGCCGGGCAGATCGTGGCGGCGGCCCGGCGGATCCTCCAGGAGGAGGGCGTCGAGGCGGTGTCCATGCGCCGGGTCGCCAAGGAGGTCGGCGCGACCCCGATGGCGCTGTACCACCATGTGCGCGACAAGCGGGAACTGCTGATGCTCACGGTCGCCGGCCTGGCCGCCACGGTGCCGCGCCCCGAGCTCCCCACCGCGCCGCGCGACCGCGTCCTGGCCACCGCCCTGCACATGCACGCGCTGCTCAGCGGCATGCCCTGGGTCGTGGACGTGCTGAGCCTCGGGGACGTCACGGACAAGAACGCCCTGTGGATGCCCGAGGAGATCGTCGACTCCGCGATGGCCTGCGGCCTGACACAGGAGCAGGCCGTGTTCGCCTACCGCACCCTGTGGTACGTCGTCCACGGCGACCTGGTCTTCCGCCGCGCCGCCGCCCGGCGCGGCGCCGACCCGGACCGGCCGGACCTGTTCCCCACCCTCCTGACCCCCGAGGACGCCGACCGCTACCCGCGGCTGACCGCCCTGTCCGAGCGCTGGGAGGACCTGGCCACCGCGGACTACGACGTGGCGGGCCAGCTCGCGGCGGTGGTGGACGGGCTGCTGGCGCAGGGCCGAGGGGACTGA
- a CDS encoding MFS transporter, whose protein sequence is MVNSQTRHTPSAPSPWLLPVLLTVQFLVSLDMSVVNVALPGMGRGLHFGPGSLTWVVNAYALTFGGLLMFGGRLADVVGRRRVLVAGFVVFGAASLAGGLAQSPGALIAARAAQGVGAAALAPVGLALLTVSCPPGPARSRALGLWGAAGAVGGAVGVLAGGLLTDWFGWRAVMLVNVPFVVAVLAVTGRAVPADTPAAARRAPRPRLDLTGALLVTAGTVLLVLGLVRTETYGWASWRTAAVLGAAAVLLAAFVVTEARTAAPLLRLGLLGTGPVLAANVFGLLMSAGQFAAFYFTSLYLQQVLGYGPTATGSAFLPFCAGVVVGSALAARAIGRYGPRVLLTAGGLLGAAGLAWFAAAAAVDGGFAGSVLGPSAVASVGIGLCFVPLGTAATGSVAAGEAGMASGLLNSSRQVGGAVGLAVLGTVAAHASGAAPDAVALVHGFSAAYWTAAGLLAAGALAAAALYGRGGRAGQAPAADAAPAQAAAG, encoded by the coding sequence ATGGTGAACTCCCAGACGCGCCACACCCCTTCCGCGCCCTCTCCCTGGCTGCTGCCGGTGCTGCTCACCGTGCAGTTCCTGGTCTCCCTCGACATGTCCGTCGTCAATGTCGCGCTGCCCGGCATGGGGCGCGGTCTGCACTTCGGCCCCGGCTCGCTGACCTGGGTCGTCAACGCCTACGCCCTGACCTTCGGCGGCCTGCTGATGTTCGGCGGGCGGCTCGCCGACGTGGTGGGGCGGCGCCGGGTGCTCGTGGCCGGCTTCGTCGTCTTCGGCGCGGCGAGCCTGGCCGGCGGGCTCGCCCAGTCGCCCGGCGCGCTGATCGCCGCCCGCGCCGCGCAGGGCGTGGGCGCCGCCGCGCTGGCCCCGGTCGGCCTCGCCCTGCTCACCGTGAGCTGCCCGCCGGGCCCCGCCCGCTCCCGCGCCCTCGGCCTGTGGGGCGCCGCGGGCGCGGTCGGCGGCGCGGTGGGCGTGCTGGCCGGCGGACTGCTCACCGACTGGTTCGGCTGGCGCGCGGTGATGCTGGTCAACGTGCCCTTCGTGGTGGCCGTCCTGGCGGTCACCGGCCGCGCCGTACCCGCCGACACGCCCGCCGCCGCGCGGCGGGCCCCGCGCCCCCGCCTCGACCTCACCGGTGCCCTGCTGGTCACGGCCGGGACCGTGCTGCTCGTCCTCGGCCTGGTCAGGACCGAGACGTACGGCTGGGCGTCCTGGCGCACGGCCGCCGTGCTGGGCGCGGCGGCGGTGCTGCTCGCCGCGTTCGTGGTGACCGAGGCGCGCACCGCCGCCCCGCTGCTGCGGCTCGGGCTGCTCGGCACCGGTCCGGTGCTGGCGGCGAACGTCTTCGGGCTGCTGATGTCGGCGGGCCAGTTCGCCGCCTTCTACTTCACCTCGCTCTACCTCCAGCAGGTCCTCGGCTACGGTCCGACCGCCACCGGCTCGGCCTTCCTGCCGTTCTGCGCGGGCGTGGTCGTGGGCTCGGCGCTGGCGGCCCGCGCCATCGGCCGCTACGGGCCCCGGGTGCTGCTGACGGCGGGCGGGCTGCTGGGCGCGGCCGGGCTCGCCTGGTTCGCGGCGGCGGCCGCGGTGGACGGCGGCTTCGCGGGTTCGGTGCTCGGCCCGTCGGCCGTGGCCAGCGTGGGCATCGGGCTGTGCTTCGTGCCGCTGGGCACCGCGGCCACCGGGTCCGTCGCCGCCGGGGAGGCGGGCATGGCCTCCGGGCTGCTGAACAGCTCACGGCAGGTCGGCGGCGCGGTGGGGCTCGCCGTCCTCGGTACGGTCGCCGCGCACGCCTCGGGGGCGGCGCCGGACGCCGTCGCTCTGGTGCACGGCTTCTCGGCGGCGTACTGGACGGCGGCCGGGCTGCTCGCGGCGGGGGCGCTGGCGGCGGCGGCGCTGTACGGGCGCGGCGGCCGGGCCGGCCAGGCGCCCGCCGCCGACGCGGCGCCCGCTCAGGCGGCCGCGGGCTGA